CAATATGACACCTGGAAAGACCCACATAACACTTTCAACCCCAAACTGCCAACCTTTTTTGGTGGCCCATTTATAATGTCGTCGCAGAAACGTTATGAAAATGCATTTTTCGGTGCTGTCCTGTCCCTGTGCCCAACGCGACAATAAGAAACGCAGCGAACAAAACAGCTGTAAAGAATGAAAAAAATGGCCCCCGACTTCTGGCATAAAATATCACACGTTGAAAACCGTTTTTCGCGCGCATTTGGTAAggcatttaattaaattcatttttatttttagcgtCACATAAAATATGCGCTGAAGAAAAAGGACACATACAAAATGGAACAGAGGACCACAAGAAGGAGGACCGAAAGGAGTGCGCAAAAAAAAGGTGTTAATGGTGTGACTATGAAATTCCATTTGCATACCACACCTAAGCCAAAAGGAcctaaaacaaaaaaattataattaaaATACCATAAgcatagttttttttttttttttgctttttatgtCACAAAAAAAGGAGCAATCAttttaaatataatttttcttacattttttttctgtgtttgCTTTGGTTGTTCCCGCACTGTCCGGCTGCTGGCTAAAGTAATGGTAATTAGCCATGGAAAAATCCATTAACCGTATACCGGGAACAGAGGAATACCCAAAACAGGTGGCATTTTCATTCCCATTTTCTTTAGCATTTTCCATTTCAATGACGACGCCAGAGACAACGCATGATCGcaaattcaaagaacaaaagCACACTAATTCCAATAACCGCAGAGTATACCCCTAGAATGAGAACTTCCTTCATTTTTAGACTAGTCTTATCATCTTTGAAGGACTCCTCGGTGATCGGCTCATACGGAGAGGGTCCAAAGTAAAGGCTGACCAAGAGAATCGTTAGACTGACATTACAAATCCAAACGCAAGAGCGTTCAAAGCGTGTCATCGTATAGAGCGTATTGCGGCTTAGCCACGGCCCCGTCATGGGGCTGATCAAAAACCAATTGTTGAAACGCTGCTCGAAACTATTCCGGAAACGTCGCGTCCAGGACTGCACGGGCCTTGCATTTGACGAGTGTGTGAAGTAGGGGGAATGAATGAAGGGCGTGTACCCCTCCTCGATCCATCTCTCGACTATAAAAAGTTGCTCCATATCATTCTCCAAATCGACAACACTCACCGACCGGCAATACCATCTCGGATACCGTCCATTCCGATCGATGCCAAAGGCCAGGCGGGTGGGTATTTGAACGCTACCGGCAGGCAGATTTATTTTATTGATGCTATTCCGTAGGAGACGCGGTCGTGCTGGATCCTGTGATACGATGTACGAGGACTGACTGGACTTGTTAGATTTGAAGTACAATTTGATGTTGGAAGTGGTCCCAGCAAACTCATGACCGCCAGTTTTGATCAGTACAAGAATGGCCTTTTCCGAATCGAACTTCATGTCCTCCCTGAACCGCACATGCTTTTTTCTGCACTGCTGGACACGCCGATGCTGATGGGCGACCATCCGACCGATATACGTTAAAAGTACCACCAAAAGCAGTAGGAGCAACATCGCAAACAAGGCAAACATATACCAATTTGTCTCCAGTATGGGAAAGACGAACACCGTAATATGTCGTTCGGCGGCTACGGGAAATATGCGAGCGGCTAGCGATCCCAAGATGGTGCAGGTGCATCCGACAAAAATATCATCCCTGTTTTCCAATTTTGTTGTGCAATATTTTTTACTCCAACCGGGGTTCAACGAGCGATTCAACCAAAATGTACACAGATATGACTCAAGGAGAATCGAGTAATTGAGACCATTTTCAATTAAGTTCTGCAGAATGTGAATGTGGaagaaaatatacatatagatTAGTTATCGATAGTATATATTCCTTGTAAAGGCATATTGTAAAAAATATACGAACTACAGCATACAAACGACACATAAAACAACGTCTAATTAATGTCTATATATCAAAGAACAAGGAAGGGGAACATTGACTCGACTGCTGCATCGAGTactcagtcagtatggcttttcTCCGGCATAGGCCGCACACACTGCACTACGAAGAGTGTgtgatagagagagacagaaaatgaCTAAGCGCGTGGTTACGCTATCGAAGCCACTGTAATTTCATTTGTTTCATGACagagattttcgtcctttagAGAGGTGTGGAAAGGGGAGTAGCAGAACTTTGAAAACTACTATTTTTTTTAGTGTGATATCTTAGGAGTCTGAATAAAAaatttcgttgctctagctcttatagtctctgagaggCGTCAAACAAGACGGAcggatataaaaaaaatttttgATTTGGAATTTGAAAGcctaaattttttttaaagattTGGTTCCGATTTATCTGCTTTTCAGAATAGCAAAGTTCCCTACAACCGGATGTAAAATACTAAAGTTAtctgaaacgagggggaacgttgtgagttgctacggaaaccgcaactctacagttatacccgatactaagtcagtatggctctcctccggcagacgctgctaatattaaacgacacgacaaagagtgcgtgcgagagagacagaaaatcagtctgagcatgACGTCgtgcgctgcgtagccagtgcaaattgatttgttccttttggctataaaaattatctgatctggtccagattcagcaatctgacagatatggtcgttatctatgattctgcgtttttagttttctcgaatgtgcaatattgtggatgcaacagattttcgtcctttgtgcgggcggaagggggtggggcgaaattctgagatatacgttttatagtgagatctaacagaagtgcggataccaaatttggttactctagcgttaatagtctctgagatttgtgaatatccccagattttcgtcctttgcaggggcggaagggggtttggcgaaattttgaaacaaacttgtcaaggttcgatatcacaggagtgtgaataccaaattcggtTGCTCTAGGCTTTATAGTCTCCGAGATCTAGGAACTCACATTTTGTGTGACTGCTAGAGAGAGACaaagcgagagagaatgaaattgttttcttaattctggctataataattatacgatctggttcagattttgcactctagaagatatggttATCCTtcacgattctgcgtttttttttttgttttcccgtatctttgaaattgtgaatgccacagatcttcgccttttgtgggggcggaagtgggcggggcgaagatttgatatatacttgtaacagcgacatatcacaaaagtccggatataaaatgtcgttgctctagctcttatagtctttgagcactaggcgctcatagggacggacagacggaaagacggacagacagacatggctcaatcgactcgactattgatgctgatcaagaatatatacactttatggggtcggaaacgattccttctggacgttacacacatccatttttacTAAAAATCTAGTATACCCCCAAACTCATTTAGAGTATCGGGTAcaataatattttaaaaatgtaaaaaaataaGAATGAAATCGCATGTAATATAAAACCTCTCTTTTTCAAGCTTTTCTTACTTTTACTTTACTCGGCTTGCGTGGTCTATTATCATTTTGATCATCTTCGAACTTATGCTCTCTACTGAGTACACCCACATAGGCAATGGAAGTGCCAGGGCAGTTGTTCGTCATCCAAATGCGTTTTCCCTTCATGTTTGGCGTTATGTGACAAGCTTTTTCCCTGATTTcgtgcatttttggtttttggttcaAACTCATGAAAATAAGTATTTCCTCTGTGACATGACCGATGCGCACAGCCAACACACTTTTCGATCTCAAGGGTATCTTATAAACATGTATGTGAGAGTGGCTCTCAATGGTGCTGTTGGTCATCCACTTGACAAATTCTGGATTCGCACTGAATTTGGATATGTTCAAGTGATAATTCAACGGATTTTTAAGCGGTAAACGCGCCGCCATAGGGTAGTTCTTTTTGGGACTGTACGCATGAACAATGAGTACATTTGTCTCCGACGGCAATGGCTCCGGATACCACCAGTACATGTTGTGAAAGTTCTGCTGCGAAATGATCTGAAAGAGCACTGCGGGATCAGCCAGTAGGTCCCGCAGCTCCCCAAGGAGCCCCGCCGAGATGTGAACATGGAACATATCATCAACGGTATTTACAGTAATATTTTCGATAGGTTCTGTTACTTCTGTTACATTCATTTGATATGAAATGCCGCCCTGGAACATTGATAACGCTCTATCGTAGGGATGGTGTCGCTTGGTGCCGAGAACACCCAGATAGTATACACATTTATACAGATACCATGTTTCCAATAGCCACCAATTGATGCGGATCAGGGTGGCCGGATCCACATCCATCTCAAATTTTCTCTCTGCACCCAAATTCTGACCCATTTTGCAAATTTCATCTTGGGTCTTGCACTGTGCAGGTGGATGCTTTTCTGTTGGCAAGGCCAGTGTGGACACGAAAAAGACGTGGTGCTCGGTGAGCGCGTTGTACGCTGCCCGATGTAGCCATTCGATGTCTTGGATTATCTGCTCGAACACCACGCTCATTCGAGTAAATATTTGAGCAACCATGGCTGCTTCTTTATAGTCCATGGGCATCAAACGTTCAACAACTTGACAGGCCAACACTGAGAGCTGTTCGAGCTGTGCACCCGTTGTTATGGTTCCCCTGTCTAGGTATTCGTAGACCTCTATGCCCTCGGCAGATGTTTCAATCTTCTGAATAGCCACCAGTGTCTTGACATAGGCCTTGTTCCATCTACCACGCGACAGCAAGTACGGCACCTCTCTTATATAGTTCTTCACATCCGAAAGATGCTTTAGCGTATTGTTTTCGTTGTAATCACctatttttttggttttaagCACTGTGACCTTAAGTTGTACATCTATGCACATGTCAAGGTAATCGCATATAGATACATTTAACTCGTTGGTGGACGGTAGTGTCAATTTGTACAGTGGGTAGGGTACATTCGAATCGATGACGTTCAGTGCGACTGTATACCTAAATTGTAATGGTGGATATTTCGTTTCGAAGCCTTTGCAAGGCACGTAAAAGTATGTATGGGCCTCCATTCCTTTAACTGGAAATATCGTGCATTCTCCATTCTGTGGTCCATCGTTTCGTTTCATTATTAAATTCGCCGCACCCGTGAGGCCATCCTTTAGTCTAATCTCCAGTCGTATCAGCAGCTCCGCCTCAGTATGTTGCGTTACAAGATTTTTAAATTTGGACTCTATCTTTGGCTGTCCTCCTTGCACTGTCACATACCATCTATAGCGATAAATCTTTGAATCACAATCAACACATTCACCCGACAAGTGGAAACTATCGATGGGGGCATACGTTTTCATTAAGCAATTTCGATGGCAAAGTATATGTGCCGTGATGGTACGATGCTTGACAGCTTGAAGCATTTGATATACCGTGACATGTACGCGGAAATCCATTCGCGAAACCATTGACAAACTGTAGTTATAGAAACTGCCGAGTTTCAATGAATATGGTGGTAAACTTATCTTTTCCTCTGTGGAATATCCCATTT
The sequence above is a segment of the Drosophila miranda strain MSH22 chromosome 4, D.miranda_PacBio2.1, whole genome shotgun sequence genome. Coding sequences within it:
- the LOC108163837 gene encoding uncharacterized protein LOC108163837 isoform X2; the encoded protein is MHRLPLFMMTTISIMWFVDHGKAQNEGSQWDLEGDTIEPTSNQSAHSFMQIQKIPKRYRNFLNWSNEVQNNIKTFPETRNPFYNEEQRIKRLWDPAYNESLDYRENQKAFFKRRKRQGKRRNITYPLEPHMEFNRLPTYGKRYHIIVMMPSLGDEKFIMTLTADTNDYLIDEIVTVPNGKPNPWRYTKKLPSILRMYGIRVTKLPYRSGYYYHTHASYFNSYQRYVYIIIKAFKNRGKILAHKARRGIKILFPKSMSCNPMLTLPFCKNPDEPIDVSPRSHLQFFAELGDECDNLEYDHVDWNFYDLRETYLVGHAGISKGLVLKIPPYKVKFKYNPRLVRFLFLLRVNSIINGINCVARCYVRMVAPQVEPRIRGNMNRKANFAREIVMDASRSRDRSRARTEDYSRIFLWGCVSVDDPKNKYCRPKMSTKEKISLPPYSLKLGSFYNYSLSMVSRMDFRVHVTVYQMLQAVKHRTITAHILCHRNCLMKTYAPIDSFHLSGECVDCDSKIYRYRWYVTVQGGQPKIESKFKNLVTQHTEAELLIRLEIRLKDGLTGAANLIMKRNDGPQNGECTIFPVKGMEAHTYFYVPCKGFETKYPPLQFRYTVALNVIDSNVPYPLYKLTLPSTNELNVSICDYLDMCIDVQLKVTVLKTKKIGDYNENNTLKHLSDVKNYIREVPYLLSRGRWNKAYVKTLVAIQKIETSAEGIEVYEYLDRGTITTGAQLEQLSVLACQVVERLMPMDYKEAAMVAQIFTRMSVVFEQIIQDIEWLHRAAYNALTEHHVFFVSTLALPTEKHPPAQCKTQDEICKMGQNLGAERKFEMDVDPATLIRINWWLLETWYLYKCVYYLGVLGTKRHHPYDRALSMFQGGISYQMNVTEVTEPIENITVNTVDDMFHVHISAGLLGELRDLLADPAVLFQIISQQNFHNMYWWYPEPLPSETNVLIVHAYSPKKNYPMAARLPLKNPLNYHLNISKFSANPEFVKWMTNSTIESHSHIHVYKIPLRSKSVLAVRIGHVTEEILIFMSLNQKPKMHEIREKACHITPNMKGKRIWMTNNCPGTSIAYVGVLSREHKFEDDQNDNRPRKPSKVKNLIENGLNYSILLESYLCTFWLNRSLNPGWSKKYCTTKLENRDDIFVGCTCTILGSLAARIFPVAAERHITVFVFPILETNWYMFALFAMLLLLLLVVLLTYIGRMVAHQHRRVQQCRKKHVRFREDMKFDSEKAILVLIKTGGHEFAGTTSNIKLYFKSNKSSQSSYIVSQDPARPRLLRNSINKINLPAGSVQIPTRLAFGIDRNGRYPRWYCRSVSVVDLENDMEQLFIVERWIEEGYTPFIHSPYFTHSSNARPVQSWTRRFRNSFEQRFNNWFLISPMTGPWLSRNTLYTMTRFERSCVWICNVSLTILLVSLYFGPSPYEPITEESFKDDKTSLKMKEVLILGVYSAVIGISVLLFFEFAIMRCLWRRH
- the LOC108163837 gene encoding uncharacterized protein LOC108163837 isoform X3; the encoded protein is MQRLLCLMMTSISMMWFMYHGKAQNEGSQWDLEGDTIEATSNQSAHSFMQVQKIPKRYRNFLIWSNEVQNNMKTFPAKRNPFHNEEQRIKTLWDPAYNESLDYRENQKAFSRRRKRQGKRRNITYPLEPHMEFNRHPIYGRLYHIIVMMPSLGDEKFIMTLTADTNDYLIDEIVTVPNGKPNPWRYTKYLPSILRKYGIRVTRLPYRSGYYYHTHASYFNSHQRYVYILITAFNNRKRNLARKARRDIKIIFPKAMTCDPMFNLPFCKDPNEPIEVSPRSHLQFFAELGDECESFEYDHVDWNFYDIRETHLIGHAGITKGLALKLPPYKMKYKYNPNLGKFVFILRVNAIINGVNCVARCYVRMLAPRTEPRIRGNMNRRVNFEREIVMDASRSRDRSRTRAEDNSRIFIWGCVSVDDPKNKYCRPDMSTKEKIIIPPYSLQLGSFYNFSLTMVSRMDYRVYATVYQMLEVVKDRTITAHILCHRNCLMKTYAPIDSFHLSGECVDCDSKIYRYRWYVTVQGGQPKIESKFKNLVTQHTEAELLIRLEIRLKDGLTGAANLIMKRNDGPQNGECTIFPVKGMEAHTYFYVPCKGFETKYPPLQFRYTVALNVIDSNVPYPLYKLTLPSTNELNVSICDYLDMCIDVQLKVTVLKTKKIGDYNENNTLKHLSDVKNYIREVPYLLSRGRWNKAYVKTLVAIQKIETSAEGIEVYEYLDRGTITTGAQLEQLSVLACQVVERLMPMDYKEAAMVAQIFTRMSVVFEQIIQDIEWLHRAAYNALTEHHVFFVSTLALPTEKHPPAQCKTQDEICKMGQNLGAERKFEMDVDPATLIRINWWLLETWYLYKCVYYLGVLGTKRHHPYDRALSMFQGGISYQMNVTEVTEPIENITVNTVDDMFHVHISAGLLGELRDLLADPAVLFQIISQQNFHNMYWWYPEPLPSETNVLIVHAYSPKKNYPMAARLPLKNPLNYHLNISKFSANPEFVKWMTNSTIESHSHIHVYKIPLRSKSVLAVRIGHVTEEILIFMSLNQKPKMHEIREKACHITPNMKGKRIWMTNNCPGTSIAYVGVLSREHKFEDDQNDNRPRKPSKVKNLIENGLNYSILLESYLCTFWLNRSLNPGWSKKYCTTKLENRDDIFVGCTCTILGSLAARIFPVAAERHITVFVFPILETNWYMFALFAMLLLLLLVVLLTYIGRMVAHQHRRVQQCRKKHVRFREDMKFDSEKAILVLIKTGGHEFAGTTSNIKLYFKSNKSSQSSYIVSQDPARPRLLRNSINKINLPAGSVQIPTRLAFGIDRNGRYPRWYCRSVSVVDLENDMEQLFIVERWIEEGYTPFIHSPYFTHSSNARPVQSWTRRFRNSFEQRFNNWFLISPMTGPWLSRNTLYTMTRFERSCVWICNVSLTILLVSLYFGPSPYEPITEESFKDDKTSLKMKEVLILGVYSAVIGISVLLFFEFAIMRCLWRRH